The genomic DNA GTGCGACACGGTCTTGGAGACCTCAGTCGATAAGAAGGCGCCGACGAGATTGAGTCCGGCCGCCAGGAGCACTGCGGTCTTCGGCTTGAGGGCACCCGTCGCGATGGGCGTCGCCATCGCGTTCGCGGTGTCGTGAAAGCCGTTCGTGAAGTCGAAGAAGAGGGCTAGCACGATGACCAGCACGACGATGAGGGCTGCGGTTTCCACCGTTCGCTTTCGGTTGTGTGAAAGGAAGAGAGCTGCCGACGTGATCGGCGTGACGAACGAAGAGTTCACCGTGGGTTTGACTTCCGTTAACCGGCCCCGACAAATCCTTGCACCCTGCTCGACTCCGGTCAACTCGACCTGGGTTAGCGTGGTGTGGTGACCAACGCCCCCATCGCAGCTCGCCGTTCCCACATCCGCACTCACCACGCAGACACGTTCGACGATCCGTACGAGTGGCTGCGGGAGAAGGATTCGGCAGAGGTCATCGCGCACCTCGAGGCAGAGAACGCGCACACCGACAGCGCGACGGCACATCTCGAGGAACTGCGCGAGACGCTGTTCCAGGAGATCAAGGGCCGCGTGCAGGAGACGGACCTGTCCGTCCCCACTCGCAAGGGCGACTGGTGGTACTACAGCCGCAGCGAGGAGGGCTCGCAGTACGGCATCCAGTGCCGCGCCGCAGCCGGAGCGGACGATTGGACTCCCCCGGTGCTCGAACCAGGCGTGCCTGTTCCCGGCGAGCAGATCCTTCTGGACGGCAACGTCGAAGCGGAAGGCCACGAGTTCTTCTCGCTCGGCGCCTTCGACACCTCGGATGACGGGACCAGGATGCTGTGGGCGCCCGACTACGAGGGCGATGAGTTGTACACGATCAAGGTGCGCGATCTGGTGAGCGGCGACACGCTCTCCGATGAGATCCCCAAGACCGGCGGCGGGTTCTTCACGCCTGACGGCACCGGCATCATCTACACGACCCGCGACGAGGCGTGGCGCCCGGACACGCTGTGGATGCACCTGCTCGGCACTCCCGTCGAAGACGACGTGAAGCTGTTCCACGAGGGCGATGAGCGCTTCTGGCTGGGTGCCGGCATCACCCGAAGCAGGCGATACCTCGTGATCGGGGTCGGATCCAGCATCACGAGCGAGGAGTACCTCGTCGATCTCCGCGGTGACATCACCGCGGAACCGCGACTCGTCTGGCCGCGCACGGAGGGCGTCGAGTACTCGCTCGAGCACGCCGTGATCGACGGCGACGATCGGCTGCTGATCCTGCACAATCAGGATGCCGTCGACTTCGAACTCGTCTCGGTCGCCGCAGATGACCCGCAGGGCGCCCGCCACGTCGTGATGGCGCACGAGGCAGGGCGACGCATCCTCGGCGTCGACTGCTTCCGCGACTTCGCCGTCGTCGGCTACCGCAGCGAGGGCCTCGAGCGCATCGGCATGCTGGAGTACGCCGACGACAGCGTGGAAGAGCTCCGCTTCGACGAGCCGCTGTTCTCCGCTTGGCCGTCGGGCAATCCGGAATGGCACTCGCCGTTCCTGCGCCTGGGGTACACCTCGTTCGTCACCCCGAGCACGGTCTACGACCTGGATCTGTCGACGCGGGAACTCGTGCTGCGCAAGCGCCAGCTGGTGCTCGGGGGTTACGACGCCGCCGAGTACGACCAGGAGCGCGCCTGGGCGGCTGCCCCGGACGGTACTCAGGTTCCGATCTCATTGGTGTGGAAGAAGGCGTTCGGCGCGCCTGGAGACGACATCCGGCCCGTGCACCTCTATGGCTACGGGTCGTACGAGCACTCGATCGACCCCGGCTTCTCCGTCGCCCGCCTGTCGGAACTCGACAGGGGTGTGATCTTCGCCGTCGCACACGTGCGCGGCGGCGGCGAGATGGGTCGCGGCTGGTACGACGACGGCAAGATGCTCAACAAGCGCAACTCGTTCACGGACTTCGTCGCCTGTGCGGAGCACCTCATCGCCGAAGGCATCACCACCGCGGAGCGCATGGTCGCGGAGGGCGGCAGCGCCGGCGGTCTGCTGATGGGAGCCGTCGCGAACATCGCCCCTTCGCGGTTCGCCGGCATCCTGGCATCCGTTCCGTTCGTCGACGCTCTCACCAGCATCCTCGATCCCTCACTCCCCCTCACCGTCATCGAGTGGGACGAATGGGGCGACCCGCTGCACGACGCAGACGTCTACGCCTACATGAAGTCGTACACGCCGTACGAGAACGTGCAGGACGGCGTCGCCTACCCGCGCATCCTCGCGATGACATCGCTCAACGACACTCGGGTGCTCTACGTGGAGCCCGCGAAATGGGTCGCGCGTCTTCGCGAGGCCGGGGCGGACGACGTTCTGCTCAAGTGCGAGATGGCGGCCGGGCACGGCGGTGTGAGCGGCAGGTACAACGCCTGGAAGGAGCGTGCATTCGAGCTCGCCTGGATGCTCGACGCCCTCGGTCTCGCTGAGAAGACGCCCACCGACTGATCAGGGCGCTCGCAGATCGGGCGTCTAGCATGGCGCGGGATGTCCGACACCTCCGCCAGAATCACAGGTCTCGATGGGCTCAGAGGATTCGCGTCTCTCGCCGTCGTGCTCTATCACCTCACCCTCATCGCCAGACCCGAGCTGAGCGAGACGACGTGGGCGTGGCTGACGCAGAGTCCGCTCAAGATCTTGTTTCCCGGCACGGAGTCGGTGCTGGTGTTCTTCGCCCTGTCCGGTCTGGTCGTCGCGTTGCCCGCACTGCGCTCCGACTTCACGTGGACGCGCTACTACCCGTCGCGCCTGCTGCGGCTGTACCTGCCGGTCTTCGGCGCACTGATCCTCGCGGCCGTCCTGATCATCGCGATTCCCCGCGATCCGGCGACGATGCCGACCGGGACATGGCTGCGAGATGCACAGGCGACCACGGTCACTCCGGTCTCCCTTCTGACGGAGGCGTCGCTCCTGCGGGAGTCCTACGACATCGACAACGTGCTGTGGTCGTTGCGCTGGGAGCTGTTCTTCTCCCTGCTGCTGCCGGTGTTCGTGTGGATCGCGATCCGATTCCGGCGGGCCAGTCCCTATCTCGCGGCCCTCGCCGCCGGTGCCACCGTCGCGGGCAGGATGCTTGAGATGGATGCACTGGTGTACTTCCCCGTGTTCCTCCTCGGCACGATCATCGCGATCAATCTCGATGGCATCCGCGCCTTCGCACAGCGTGTGCACACGCGGATGCTGTGGCCGGCTCTGGCCGTGCTCGCGGGAGTGCTGCTCATCGCCAGCTGGCTTGCACGGCCCTTCGTCGAAAACGACTCCGGCATCGCCGATGTGCTGTGGGGGCTCGCCGGTGTGGGAGCCGCCCTCATAGTGCTGCTTGTGATCGTGTGGCCGAGGCTGCGCCGCGGATGCGAACGACCGACCGCGCTCTGGCTGGGAAAGGTCTCCTTCAGCCTGTACCTGGTGCACGCGCCGATCCTCGGCACCCTCGGCTATCTGCTCGGACGCGAGCAGTGGTGGCTGGTATGCCTGATCGGCGTGCCGGTCTCGCTCGCCGTCGCCGCCGCGTTCTACCGGTGGGCCGAGCGTCCATCGCACCGTATCGCGCGACGGGTCGGAGGGTACGTCGCTCAACGACTGGAGCCGCGCACCGCCTGATCAGCGTCCTGTCATCCACTGGATCCGTCGCCGCAGAACCCCTGCACGTCGGCGCAGTCGCACCCGCACCGGCAGCTCCCGCGCGGATTCGATCCGCTTCGCGTCGAATGCCGAGCGCAGCTCACGCGCCCACTGACGAGTCACCGCCACGTCTGAGAACTCGGCGGCCCTGGCCATCGCACGTCTGCGCATCGCCTCGATCCTGGCCGCAGGCATCGACTGCAGCTCCACGATCCGCTGCGCCATCTTCTCGATGTCCCGTTCCGGAACGACGAAGCCGTCGACACCGTCGCGGATCATGTCGGCCGGTCCGTACCGGATGTCGTATGCGATCGGGATGCAGCCCGCCGCCATGCTCTCGATCAGCACCAGCGGGAGCCCCTCGGACGTGGATGTCAGCAGGCTGAATCCGGCCACCTGGAACACGCCGCGTGCTTCGGGGTCGAAGCCGCGCAGACGAACGTGCTCCTCGACACCGAGCGTCCTGACACGTCTGCGGATGTCACTCTCGCGAGGGCCGTCGCCGAAGACGTCGAACTCGATCCGCTGATCGAGTTCCCTCGCCCTGGCGACGGCATCCACTGCGTGCTCGAGTCGCTTGCGGGTCTCGAGCGACGCGACGACGACGCCGTACGTGTTCGAACGCGGTCGTCCGGAATGCGGCAGGAACTCCGCCTCGTTCGGGATGGCACGGACCCTGGCCGTGACATCGAATGCCCGGAGATCGTCGACCAGGTCGTCGCGCTGCCTCTCGGTGAGCACCACGATGTCGTCGTAGTCCCCCGCGCGACGCAGCACTGAGGCACGCGACGATCGCAGCGTCTCTGCTCGTCCACCGAGCCGGTGCGATGCATGCACGATGTGCACGGTCGTCACGTTCTCTCTCCGGTATCCGGCGACGCAGCGCGCAGCGGTCTTCGAGTCCACCAGCATGTAGCTCGTCTTGCCGGCGGTCAGACGGTCGAACCACCAGCGGTAGAGAGTCCAGCTCGTTTTCCATGCACGGACGGGAGTGCCGTCCTCCGCGTACAACACGATGCGGCGCGACGGGGTGTCTGCTCGCTCGGTGGCGAGAAGGGTTCCGTCCGACCGGAACCGATCGACTGCTGTCGGCGCGCCGTCGGCCCTGGAGCGCCGTCTCGACAGCACCACGCCGTCGCGCTCGTGGACGACGTCATCGTCGGCCGGTACGAGCAGCGCCACCGGGTCGATGTCAGTGCCCTTCGCGGGCGGCGTGCGCCGGCGCAGCTCATCCCAGATGTTGCGGATCCTGAGCCCGTCGATCAGCTCCCCCGCAGCACGGAGGCGCTCATCGAGCTCGGCATAGTCGGGACGATCGTCGAGCGTGAGGATGTCCACATCGACCCCGCCGATCCGCCTGAACGATCGCGAGCGACGAAACATGGCGTTCGTCATGCCGCCGTAGTGGTCGCTGATCCCCCACGTGAGGGCGAAGTGCCTGCCGTGCGGAAGACGTGAATCGGCGCGCATCATCGAACCGACGATAGGTGGTGAGCTTTCGTCGCTCCTGTGGGCCGCCTGTGCGCAGCCTGAGTGCTTCGCGGCTGTCAGCCGAACAGCGCGGCAGCCTCGTCGTAGCGGTAGCGCGGAACGGTGTTGAGCTCGCCGAGCGCCTCTTCGAACGGTACTCGCACGATGTCGGTCCCCTTCATCGCGACCATCTTGCCCCAGGCGCCCTCCACGATCGCGTCAGCCGCGTGCAGGCCGAGCCGAGTCGCGAGCACCCGGTCAAAGCCGGACGGCGAACCGCCGCGCTGGATGTGCCCGAGGATCGTCGCACGGGTCTCGATGCCGGTGATGCGCTCGATCGCGGGGGCGAGCTGATCGCCGATCCCGCCGAGGCGCGGACGGTTGAACGCGTCCATGCCCTTGTCGCTGAACGCCTCGTCCATGCCCTCGAGCTTGAAGCCTTCCGACACGACGACGAGCGGCGCCCGGCCGCGGTCGTGTGCGCTGGTGACGAGTTCGGCGATCTCGTCGATCGACATCGGCACCTCGGGGATGCAGATCACGTGTGCACCGGCCGCCATACCGGCGTGCAGCGCGATCCAGCCGACGTGGCGGCCCATGACCTCGGCCACCATGCAGCGCTGGTGCGAATCGCCGGTGGTGCGCAGGCGATCCATCGCATCCGTCGCGATGTTCACAGCGGTGTCGAAGCCGAATGAGTAGTCCGTCGCGCGCAGGTCGTTGTCGATCGTCTTGGGCACGCCGAGCACGTTCAGCCCGTCTTTGGCCAGCCGGTCCGCCGCAGCCAGAGTGCCCTCGCCGCCGATCGCGACGATCCCGTCGATCTTGTGGCCGTAGAGCGTCTTGGCGATGTTCTCCGCGCCGCCGCGCTCGCCCTCATAGGGGTTGGTGCGGCTGGTTCCGAGGATCGTCCCGCCCACCTTGGAGAGCCCTTTGACCTCGTGACGCGTGAGAGGCATGAAATCGCCCTCGACGACGCCGCGCCACCCATCGCGGATTCCGACGAACTCCAGGTCGTACGAAGTCGTGCCTTTGAGCACGATGCCGCGGATGACCGCGTTGAGTCCGGGGCAGTCGCCGCCGCTGGTGAGGATGCCGATCTTCATGCTGGTGCCTTCAGACGTTTTCGGGAGGGGGACGGGCGACGCTGCCTGCTCTCGACCCTAGTGGGCATCACCGGCGGATGCCATTCCAGGGGTCGCGAAAACCGATGATCTTGCAGCGCCGGAAACGCGAGCATGCCGATCTTCTGCGAACGTCGCTGATTCACCCGGAAACGACGCTCAAGAACCGTGTTTCTTAACCCTCCGCCGCGACGCTTCCGCGCGTCAGACGCCGAGCGCCTGCCGAAGCAGGTGCATGAGCGCCGCCAGCTGCACGGACTCGCTCGGGGTCTCGAGCACCGCTTCGCCGTCCAGCGCCCTGGCCGCGAGGCCCTGCTTCTGATCGATGAGCTCGGCGATCTTGGTGTCGATCGTGTGCGCGGCGATGATCCGCCATGCCGTGACCGGCTCGTCCTGCCCGATGCGGTGCACGCGGTCGATCGCCTGCGTCTGCTCTGCGGCGGTCCAGCTCAGCTCTGCGAGGACGACGTTGGACGCCGCCTGCAGATTGAGACCGACGCCGGCGGCGGTGAGCGAGCACACCGCGATGCCGACGCTCTCATCTGCGTTGAAGTCGTCGATCGCCTGCTGTCGTGCCGGTGTCGTCTGATCGCCGCGGATCGAGACGTAGCGGATGCCGGATGCCCTGAAGTGCGCCTCGGCCTGGTCCATGACGTCGATGTGCTTGGCGAAGAAGACGACCTTGCCGACCGACCGCTGAAGCTGGGCGGCGTAATCCGCCGCGAGCTGGGCCTTGGCCTGACCGATCTTGCGGACCATCGTGAAGACGTTGTCTCCGCCGGTTCCCGCGGCCCTCGACTCCTCGAGCTCATTGTGCGCCACGAGACGGACGATGTCCTCGTCGATCTCACCGGGCTCCAGCCCTCGATCGCCACGGGCCTGCAGGATGCGACGATACTTCGCGGCCAGCCGCTCCCCCAGTTCGCGCTCGGCCTGTCGGATGCCGCGGCCGAACTCGTCGTCCAGCTGCACGGGCAGGTCTGCGATCAGTTTGTCCGGAAGGTCGGCGGCGACGTCCTTCTTCTTGCGTCGGACGATACCCATCGAGATGACGGCATCGCGCGCCTCGGCGTAGAAGGACTTGTCTGCGGGTGTGAGTCCGGTGGCATCGAGCTTCTCCATCAGCTCCACGCCTGGCTTGTCGCCTGTGGTCCAGCCGAGGAAACGCCAGATCGCGTCGAAGTCCTCGACGTCGTTGATCAGCGGCGTACCGGTGAGCGCCATCATGAGCGGGTCGTGGGAGCGCTCACGGATGCGCGAGGCCAGCGCGAGCACGTTCTGCGAACGCTGCGAGGAGAGGTTCTTGATGAAGTGCGCCTCATCCACGACCATGCCCTTGAGCCCGATCGAACTGAGCCACGACAGGTGACGGTCGAGGATCTCGTAGTTCACGATGAAGACGTCGGCGAACGCGTCGATATCGGCACCGTCGCCCTGGATCACGGTGGCCTTGCGCTGCGGGGTCCAGCGTTCGACCTCTCGAGCCCAGTTCATCTTCACCACGTTCGGCACGACGACGAGGAGGGGGTATGCATCGGCGATGGATGCGGCGAGAACCGACTGCGCGGTCTTGCCGAGGCCCGGCTCGTCCGCCAGGAGGAAGCTGCGGTGACCTGCACGCACGGATTCGAGGAATCGCGACTGGTGCACCATGACCTCGAGGCCCCTGGGCGAGATGTGATCGTACTCAGGTGTCGGCGGGAGCTCCATGGTCGCTGCCGACCCGCCTGCACCTGTCTCGAACGCCTTGTACAGAGGGCCCATCAGCTCCCAGTCGTCGAGCCTGCGCCGCGGGGCCGTCTGGCGCCGGGGCGTGAGGTCGGGTGCCAGGAAAGGGTTCGCGAGCTGTCGTGATTCCACCGCGGCCGGGATCACCTGGCGTTCGGCCAGTGCCGCCGGTACCACGGGGGCCTGCACCGGCGCGATGTCGGTGATGATGAGCTCTTCCGGTGCGAGCTCGGCGCCGGACTCCAGCAGCCAGTCGCGACGCATGCGCTTGGCCACCGGGCTGGTGGCCGAGTCCGCCTCGAGCAACTGGATGAGAGAGGTGTCGCGCGCGGCGGTCTTGGCGAGGATCGTCGCGACGCCGTCGAGCCGCTTGAGCAGTTCGGCGCGTGTCGAGTCCACGAACGCGGCATCCGTCTTCACTCTGGCGCGCTCCTCGCGCACCAGGAAGGCGATCACCTGAAACTTCACCCGGTTCGTCGGCCCGAGCTTTCCGCGCTGAGCCTTGGCCTCGATCTCGCGCACCTTGCGGGCGAGGATCGGGATCAGCGGGGCGTCGTCATCACGACGTGACGTCTTCTTGCGCCGCGTGGCGGCGGTTGCCGTAGTCGGCATGCTCCTCCTGAGCGTGAATACCGAACCGCCGTGAAGGTCGGTTCGTGCCGTACGAGTCGTCCGCGTGTGGCGCCAGCCAGGACCGTGCGAACGTTGTGCGGTCGTTCTCCTGGTGCCGGTGTGGCGCGCTCTGAAAACGACTCTGCGAGAAGTTTACGTCATTCTCGCGGCAAATCATCGCTCGGCGGACGACTATGCCCGCACGTCACCCGTCAGAAGGGCGCGAGCTGCCACCACATCGGCCGCCATCTGCGCCATGAGCGCATCGATGCCCTCGAATGCGACCATGCCGCGAAGGCGCTCGGTGAACTCCACAGTGACGTCGTGCCCGTAGAGGTCGAGGGAGTCCTCATCGAGCACATGCGCCTCGACCTGACGCACCAGGACATCGTCGAAGGTCGGGTTCGTCCCGACCGAGACCGCCGCCGGATATCTGATGTCCGTGTCGCGATCCACCAGCCATCCCGCGTACACGCCGTCCGCCGGCACGAGCGAATCGACACTCGCCGACAGGTTCGCCGTGGGGAAGCCCAGCTCACGCCCGCGCTTGAGTCCGTGCACGACCTCGCCGCGCACGTCGACCGAGCGCCCGAGGACCGCCTCGGCCTTGTTCACATCACCCTCGGCGAGCAGTTCGCGTATCCAACTGGATGAGACGCGGCGCTCGGAGCCCTCGACGTAAACGTCCTCGACCACGTCAACCGTGAAGCCGTACTGCGGCCCGAGCTCGCGCAGGAGGTCGGGGGTGCCCGCTCCCTTGTGCCCGAACCGGAAGTCGCGTCCCACGAGCACGGTGGACACGTGCAGCGCGTCGACCAGGATCTTCTCCACGAATTCGACCGGCGTGCGCGAGGCCAGTTCGCGATCGAACGTCAGCAGCAGCGTCGCCTCGAGTCCGAGTTCGCCGAGCAGCTCGAGCTTGCGCTCCACCGAGACCACGTTCTCCGGGCAGATCTCCGGTCGCAGCAGCGCGAGCGGGTTCCGGTCGAACGTGACCGCGACGGCGCGGGCCCCGGATGCCGCGGCATCCGCCATGAGACGCTCGATCACCGCACGGTGTCCGGCGTGCACGCCGTCGAACTTGCCGATCGCGACGACTGAGGGACCGAAATCGGCCAGCACCTCGCTCGGGTCGCGGAAGACGATCACGCCATCACCTCCGCGGTGCGTGCCGCATCGACAGGGCGATGCGTGCGCAGCCACCAGATGCCGAACATCGGCAGAACCAGCGGGATGAACAGGTAGCCGCGGCCGAACACCGACCAGACCGAGTCGTGCTGGAACAGCTCTGGAACTGCAAGACTCAGCACCCCGACCACGAGCACGCCCACCAGCTCGAAGACGATCGCGACCCAGGCCACCGTGTACCAGCCGCGTCGGCCGGCGAGCACCAGTGCCAGCGTCGCGAGGATGTACACGACGGCGGCGATCGCCGAGAGCGAGTACGCCAGTGGCGCCTCGTCGAACTTCCGCACGATCTGCACGAAGCTGCGGCCGGTGGCAGCCAGCGCCATCACGGCGTAGACGATGACGAGGACGCGGCCTATGCCGGTCATCTGATTGCGGGTTGCAGTGGTGCTCATAGCATCCTCCATTCTAAGCGCGCGAGGAATGCTCGATGGCCGCACGCTCAGCCGACCTGCACGGTCCAGATCACCTGCATCCGCCAGAGCATGATGGCGACGGCGAGGGCGATGACGCCGAGGATGACGGTGCTCCAGCGGCTGCGCTCGAGCAGCGCCCAGATCACACCGCCGATCGGCAGCAATGCGGCCGACACGAGATAGACCCAGAACTCCAGCGGATCGCCCGATGGCGGGTTTCCGGCGAACGGTGCGACGATCGCCATGACGATCTGCCCGATCAGCAGGACCTCGACGAGCGCGAGCGCGCCGACGGAGAAGTCGCTCGGACGCCGGCCCGCGAGGCCGGCAATCGCGCAGAACGCGCCGGCTGCCACGGCGACCACGATCTGCAACGTGGTGAACCAGATGATCATCGTGCCTCCGGCATGTTCATGACGCTCTTGAGGTCGCCGCCGCGCTTCTGCACGATCCCGACGAGTCCGCCTTCGGGATCGATCGCCGCGGCAAGAGCACCTTCGAGTCTGACGGCCTGATCTCCCAGTCGCTTTCCGTGCCGCAGGTCTCGTGCATCGTCTGCAGAGACCTCGAGCGGCTGCATGATGGTCGACGCCGCTGCGGCGGGCGTCAGCGTCTCCGCCTCGGCAAGGGAATCGATGTCGACGGCGCCCGCGACCTCGAAAGGTCCTATCCGCGTACGGCGGAGAGCGGTGAGGTGTCCGCCGATGCCGAGCGCATCCCCCAGGTCGCGGGCGAGTGCACGGATGTATGTGCCCGATGAGCAGTCCACCACCACGTCGAGATCGATGAGACCGTCACCGCGACGCTCATCCATGACGTCGAATCTCGAGACCGTGACCACCCTCGCCTTGAGCTCCACCTGTTCGCCGGCGCGAACGAGGTCATAGGCCCGACGACCATCGACCTTGATCGCAGACACAGCGCTGGGCACCTGGGAGATCTCGCCGGTGAGCGCGGCGATCCCGGCGCGGATCTGCTCGCCCGCCACTGCATCGACGTCGGCGGCGTCTGCTGCGCGGGTGATCTCGCCTTCTGCGTCGTCCGTGCCCGTCGCCTGCCCGAGCCGGATCGTCGCCACGTAGGTCTTGTCGGCGCCGACGACGTACGTGAGGAGCCGGGTGGCGCCTTCGATGCCGAGCACCAGCAGACCGGTCGCCATCGGATCGAGGGTGCCTGCGTGCCCGATCTTGCGTGTGCCGAACGCCTTACGCGTACGCGCGACCACATCGTGGCTGGTGAGCCCACCGGGCTTGTCGACGAGGAGGATGCCGGGTGCGACCATCCCCCCAGCCTACCGAGACTGCGGCAGTCGTCTGATCGCCGTGTCGGTCCCGCGACCGATGAAGATCGCCGCCGTGTCCGTCGACATAGGCTGGTGAGGTGCAAGCCATCTCGACACCTCCCCCGCACCTGTCTCCGGTGCTCGCGGACTGGTATCGCTCGGGTGCCAGGGATCTCCCGTGGCGCCGGCCCGAGTTCCATGTGCAATTCGGTGCATGGGGAACGCTGGTCAGCGAGTTCATGCTGCAGCAGACACCGGTGAACCGGGTGATCCCTCATCTCGAGGCCTGGCTCGGGCGGTGGCCGACACCGACCGCGATGTCGACTGCGACGCCGGCAGAGGTCGTGATGCAGTGGGCGAATCTGGGTTACCCCCGCCGCGCACTCTGGTTGCACCGCGCCGCGATCGAGATCTCCGAGCGTCACGGTGGGGACGTCCCACGGGACGTCGACGCTCTGCTCGCGCTGTCGGGCATCGGCGACTACACGGCTCGGGCGGTCGCAGCGTTCGCTTTCGGCGACCGGCATCCGGTCGTCGACACCAACACGCGTCGCGTCATCGCACGCGCCGTGGACGGTAGGTCTCAACCGGGGCCGGCCGCGCGCCGTGATCTCGTGGCTATGGATGCGCTGCTGCCGCACGCCGACGACGAGTCGGCGGTCTTCAACGCCGCGATGATGGAACTCGGTGCGACGGTGTGCACTGCGCACGCGCCGAAGTGCGAGGTGTGCCCACTGGCGACGCAGTGCACGTGGCTCTCATCCGGACGCCCGGACACCGGCGACGGACGCCGGCGGCAGGCGCGATACGAAGGCTCGGATCGGCAGGCCCGTGGCGCGGTGCTGAAGGCGCTGCGCCACTCGGATGCCGGTGAGATGCCGCTCGATGAGGTCATTCACGACTGGCGGGACGGCGCACAGCGCGACCGCGCGATCGATTCCCTGATCGCAGACGGACTCGCCGAGGCGTCGGAGCAGTCGCTCCGGCTGCCGCATTGACCGGCGGGCGGACTACTGCTGGTCGTCCTCATCGGCGCGCACATACGGGTCGGCGTCGCCGGCGTGCGTGGCTGATGATGCGAGCTTGGCCACCTCGGCGTCTCGCATCTGCGCCTGGTGAAGCAGCGCAGTGATGTTGTCGGCGTTCTCCGGAAGCGCATCGGGGATGAACTCCAGGGTCGGCACCAGACGAGTGCTCAGCTGCTTTCCGACTTCGCTGCGCAGCATGCCGGTCGCAGAGGCGAGTGCCGCAGCACTGGATGCTCTCTCCTCGTCGGTGCCGAGCACGGTGTAGAACGCCGATGCGTGCTGCAGGTCACCGGAGACGCGGACGTCGGTGATGGTCACGAAGCCGAGCCGCGGGTCGCGCAGGCCCTTCTCGAGACGCTCCGCCAGGATGACGCGAATCCGATCCGCCAGG from Microbacterium profundi includes the following:
- a CDS encoding HhH-GPD family protein, whose product is MQAISTPPPHLSPVLADWYRSGARDLPWRRPEFHVQFGAWGTLVSEFMLQQTPVNRVIPHLEAWLGRWPTPTAMSTATPAEVVMQWANLGYPRRALWLHRAAIEISERHGGDVPRDVDALLALSGIGDYTARAVAAFAFGDRHPVVDTNTRRVIARAVDGRSQPGPAARRDLVAMDALLPHADDESAVFNAAMMELGATVCTAHAPKCEVCPLATQCTWLSSGRPDTGDGRRRQARYEGSDRQARGAVLKALRHSDAGEMPLDEVIHDWRDGAQRDRAIDSLIADGLAEASEQSLRLPH
- the rbfA gene encoding 30S ribosome-binding factor RbfA, which encodes MAGERQARLADRIRVILAERLEKGLRDPRLGFVTITDVRVSGDLQHASAFYTVLGTDEERASSAAALASATGMLRSEVGKQLSTRLVPTLEFIPDALPENADNITALLHQAQMRDAEVAKLASSATHAGDADPYVRADEDDQQ
- the truB gene encoding tRNA pseudouridine(55) synthase TruB — translated: MVAPGILLVDKPGGLTSHDVVARTRKAFGTRKIGHAGTLDPMATGLLVLGIEGATRLLTYVVGADKTYVATIRLGQATGTDDAEGEITRAADAADVDAVAGEQIRAGIAALTGEISQVPSAVSAIKVDGRRAYDLVRAGEQVELKARVVTVSRFDVMDERRGDGLIDLDVVVDCSSGTYIRALARDLGDALGIGGHLTALRRTRIGPFEVAGAVDIDSLAEAETLTPAAAASTIMQPLEVSADDARDLRHGKRLGDQAVRLEGALAAAIDPEGGLVGIVQKRGGDLKSVMNMPEAR